One window from the genome of Acidobacteriota bacterium encodes:
- a CDS encoding glycosyltransferase produces MKCTDMTVPRVSVITPVYNGADHIAACIASVAASVTCGRIAVEHIIIDDGSTDGTVAAINRAVAALPPPRS; encoded by the coding sequence ATGAAATGCACAGATATGACCGTACCGCGTGTGTCAGTGATCACCCCCGTCTACAATGGTGCTGACCACATCGCCGCATGCATCGCCTCGGTCGCTGCCTCAGTGACCTGTGGACGCATCGCCGTCGAGCACATCATCATCGATGACGGCAGCACCGACGGGACCGTCGCCGCCATCAACCGCGCCGTCGCCGCCCTCCCCCCTCCCAGGTCCTA